In Cynocephalus volans isolate mCynVol1 chromosome 3, mCynVol1.pri, whole genome shotgun sequence, one DNA window encodes the following:
- the TM2D3 gene encoding TM2 domain-containing protein 3, protein MAAAAGSLRGLRRLCRVLLFLSQFYILSGGESTEIPPYVMKCPSNGLCSRLPADCIDCTTNFSCVYGKPVTFDCTVKPSVTCVDQDFKSQKNFIINMTCRFCWQLPETDYECSSSTSCMTVSCPRQRHIANCTVRDHIHCLGNRTFPKMLYCNWTGGYKWSTALALSITLGGFGADRFYLGQWREGLGKLFSFGGLGIWTLIDVLLIGVGYVGPADGSLYI, encoded by the exons ATGGCGGCTGCAGCGGGCTCGTTGCGGGGTCTGCGCCGCCTGTGCCGAGTGCTGCTCTTCCTCTCGCAATTCTACATTCTGTCGGGCGGTG AGAGTACCGAAATCCCACCTTATGTGATGAAGTGTCCAAGCAATGGTTTGTGTAGCAGACTTCCTGCAGACTGTATAGACTGCACGACAAATTTCTCCTGTGTCTATGGGAAGCCTGTCACTTTTGACTGTACAGTGAAACCTTCTGTTACCTGTGTT GATCAAGACTTCAAATCCCAAAAGAACTTCATCATCAACATGACTTGCAGATTTTGCTGGCAGCTTCCTGAAACAGACTATGAGTGTTCCAGTTCCACCAGCTGCATGACAGTGTCCTGTCCTCGGCAGCGCCATATTGCCAACTGCACAGTGCGGGACCACATTCATTGCTTGG gtaacCGTACTTTTCCCAAAATGCTGTATTGCAATTGGACTGGAGGCTATAAGTGGTCTACTGCTTTGGCTCTAAG CATCACCCTTGGTGGGTTTGGAGCAGACCGTTTCTACCTGGGCCAGTGGCGAGAAGGCCTCGGCAAACTCTTCAGCTTTGGTGGCCTGGGAATATGGACACTAATAGACGTCTTGCTAATTGGAGTTGGCTACGTTGGACCAGCAGATGGCTCTTTGTACATTTAG